The DNA segment TTATGTTTGAATTATTGGGTAGGGGGATTTAGAGATTTTTGCCACAAAGACACGAGGGACACAAAGTTTCACTAAGATTATTTACTATAAAATGAGAAAAGGTTTTTAGGCACTAAGTTTTAAAATTAAGATAATAATAATAACCATTAACCATTAATCCTTGAAATTAATAAATAACTCAAGTTTATTTTAATTTGCTTGTGCTTGTAGTACCAGTGCTCCTTCCTCTGCGAGGTTGCGGTAGGGGCGGTTCATTTCTTCTAGTTTTGCCATCCATTTTTCGCGCGCATAATAGCTACTGCTTCCATCTATGAGGATTTGCCGACAATCCACCTTTTTAAGAAAACCGGAAAAATCTTTTGGACCATCTCCTTTTATTAATAAATAATCCACGCGCACTTTATTTACCGGGGTTTGTTGGTTTTCGTTGGCTATTAGAAATGATATTTCCCCGAATTGAATAAATGGAAATTCGATGCAAAGTTGCCCGTAGTTCAACGGACTTTCGTGCAGGCATTGTTTGCGCCAGTTGCTTCCCCTGATGCCGTTGCTCCATAAATGCCGCATGATGTGGAATTGCTGTTTGCTCTCCTCCGCCAGCAGTGCGGAATCGGCCACAAACCATCCTTCCCCCTGCTGGATGAAATTAAAAGCGGTGCTCCCGCCAATGTTATGCACCACTACTTCCTGCTGCTGCACTCCCTCCCATTTCGCCACCGTTTCCTTCGCCAGGAATATTATTGCAAAAAAGCATGTGGCCAATACGTACCGGCTGCTTCGTAAAAAGAAAGCGGCAGCGCAAAAAGCAATTATAAAATACACGAGGAATGTATCAGCAATGCTCAGGTACAACTGGCTCAGGAGTGCGCCCGGAAGGTAATTGGCCCAGGCAATAAATGAATTAAGGCCGGAAAGGATGCCATTTAACAAAAGTGAAGAAAGCCAAAGCAGTGGGGCAAAATTAACCGCTTCAAAGAAGAGCATTGGAAAACCGGTAGAAAGGACGAAGAACGCTGCCGGAATAACGACCAGGTTGGAGAGCAGGAAATAAACCGGGAACTGGTTAAAATATAGCAGTGCCAATGGGAATGTGCCGATCTGTGCGGCAATCGAAACGGTGGTAATCGCCCACACCTTCTCCGGAAGCCACAGCTTCCAGTTGATATTAATAACAGGTATGCTTTTATCCTTTTCTGGGAAAGGAATAAGCGCATAAAGTTTTGGTTGAATAAGCACGATGCCGAGCACAGCCGCATAAGAAAGCTGAAATCCGACCTGCATAATGAGAAAAGGATTGATGAGGAGCAGCAACAGAGCCGAGGTGAAGATGGAGTTGTAGATGCTGGTGTAGCGTTTTAGGTTTTGCCCGAAAGCTACGAATGTAAACATGGTGGCAGCCCGCATCACGGAAGGTGAAAGGCCCGTCAACAAAGCATAGGACCAGAGAATAACAATAAGAATAGCGAACCGCAGGTAATTGCCATAACGCACCTTTTTAAAAAATCCCAGCAACCCTTGAAAAAACACATAGATAATCCCCACATGCAAGCCCGATACAGCCAGCACATGCATGGCTCCGGTAGCTGCATACATTTGCCTTACCTCGTTGCTGATCTCATCTTTAACGCCCAGGAGTAGCGCAGAGGCCACCGCAAATTCATCCTGCCCGGAGATATGCTTTCGGAGGTATGACAGCAGCGTTTCCCGGATGCTGACCACTTGCTGCATTAACGCGTTTTTCTGATTCGGCAGGCCGGTAAGCCGCCAGTCACTCTCCTTCAGGAAGCTCCGGTAATAAACCTGGTTAAAATACATGTATTGCTGATAGTTGAACTCACCGGGATTCATGGGTGGCGGTATTTCACGGAAGTATGGTTTCACGGCCAGCACCTCGCCATAAGCCGGTAAACCGGCCGTGTCCGAAACTTTGAGATAAAGCTGCACCTTGCCTTTCACCGGCTTCAAGTCCTCCTTTCCGAGAAGCGCCAAGACATTCGCCTTTGCTTTATAGGTTTTAGCCCCCCGGGCCAGCGGCTCATCAAGGCTCACAAGGGCCAGGCTATATTTTTCATTAAGATGATGGCCATAAAAACCGGGACGTAATGGTGCGGTATTGAACAGGATCATCAGTCCGCCCAGGAAAAACATGAATCCCTGCAGGGGAATACCCTTGAGCCAGACCATCCCTGTCGGCAGCGTAACGAGATGGAAAAGGAGCCCGGCCACAGCAAACGTAATAGCCCCTGCAAAGGCCAGCGGAAATGTGAACAGTTCCAGGTAAACTGCGCTGAGCAATCCTGCCAGATAAGGCAGAAAAGCCTTGAGAATGGGCACCCTCCGGAAAAATGCCATGCTTGTTTTCTTAGGTTAGGATTTATCCTTTTGGAATCAGCTAATCTAAGAAATAATATATGATAATCTGAAGGTTAGAGGATTATAAAGCTGTCCTTTGAGAAGAGCGCAGTGCGGCCGGGCTGCCTAAGAACATTATCCTGTGGAGAATTCCTGCTTCTTCAAAAATTTTTCCCTCTGCCTTGAATCCATGTTTCTCATAAAATTTAATAACCGGCAACTGAGCATGGAGATAAACAGGTTTGTTCAACCGGCCGGCATCTGAAACGACTGCATTGACGAGTGCCTTGCCGATGCCTTTGCCACGGTATTCCTTCAAAACAGCGAAACGCTCCAGTTTGACTTTTGAACCGGTTTCGCGCCACCTGGCAGTGCCTGCCGGCATATCATCTATCGTTGCAATATAATGGGTGCTGGTATTCTCAAATTCATCATATTCTTCATCGGGTGCCACCTGTTGTTCTTCAACGAAAACTTTTCTCCGGATCATGAAAACCTCCTCCCGCTCCTTCTCATTGCGCACCTGGCTTACGTTTATCGCAGGAAGATCTTTCATCGCGCTCATTCATTATCCGGTTCATCGGGGGCTTCGTCCCTTGCCGGAGCAGGGGTGAAGGCACCAAAATGGTAGCCGAAACCTACACTGAACAGACGGTGAAAGTTGAAGGTAAAATCATTGCTGCTGCTCTGCTCCAGAGGTGGTATTTCATCTGTGCTGATGCGCGAGTTGCGGAATGCACCATAGCAACCCACCTCAGAGGTAACAGAGAAGCGCGGAGAAATGCGGAACTGAACGCCCGCTACCGGACCCAATCCGATCTCCCATTCCCGCTCTACCAGGGCTACAGGATTCAGGGTGTCAATAGTTTCACCTGTGTAAGTAACATCATATAAGAATACAACATCGCCACCAATAAACCATTGCCAGCGCATACTGGGCGAATTGAACTGATACTGGTAGCCGGCATTGAGCCCGCGCACCCAATACTTTTGCGAAGCAGCAGGAAGAATATTGAAGTTAATGCCCATGCGCATCGTCTGCTCCGGGGTCAATTTAATCTTGTAGGCAATATTCCAGAATAGCTCTTCACCCCTCACTTGCTGCACTTTTTCATCAGATTCAAGCCGTATATCAATACCGGGCGAATTAATACCAAAACTCAGTTCCTGGCCATAAAAGGGCTTGATCTCATCCTGGGCCAGAACATGCATCGGTAATACCAGTAATAACAATACCCAAAGGTTTTTCATAATATATCTTGTTCGGTGTCTGGTGAGCGGTCGAAGAAAATCCTTATACCCTCCACGATAATCCAGATCTGGCATATCCCGATCACAAAAGCTAAAAATACCAGTAACTGGTTTTGTTCATCTAAATAATGCAGGAAGTTGGCGACTGTTGCAATAAATGTAATAAGCGTAATGATGATCATGGGCAGCAATGTAAACCACATATTGCGGCCCAGCCTGAAAAGCCACACGGAGATGACAAGCAGCGCCAGTGATCCTACCATTTGGTTGGTAGATCCGAAGAGAGGCCACAACCGCAAACCGCCCCGGCCACTGCCGTCAGTGATCACCAGCAGGAAGGACAGGCCCACCGCCACTGCGGTAACCACGTAACGGTTTTGGAAAAATTTCCTGCCGTTCACCGCCTCACCTATTTCGCCTATAATGTATCGTTGAATGCGCACTGCCGTATCCAGCGAGGTAGCTGCAAAGCTGATGACGATCACGGACACAAACACCGCAGCCAGCGACTGCTGCGCTCCCTGCCCATCCGTCATCGTCTGGTTGATCCCGATAGCGGAGAGAAAGCTTGCCGTTCCTTCCACGAAAGCCTGTAAGGAACCCTGCAGGCCTGAAGCATAACTGAAATTTTCATAATGGTGGTGCCAGGCTTCCGACCCGGAAAATCCTGCTGCCACAGCGATAGTTGCCGCCACTGCCAGCGTTGCTTCGCCCGTCATTCCGCCATAGCCTACAAGCCTCGCATCTTTCACCTTTGCCAATTGCTTGGAGGTAGTGCCCGAGGCCACCAGCGAATGAAATCCGGAAATAGCTCCACAAGCTATCGTGATGAATAAAAAGGGAAACCACTGCATATCCACCGGACCGGAATTAATAGCCGGAGCATCCATCTGCGGACCGGAAATAAATATTGCTGCATAGATAAGCGCCAGCCCAGCAATGAGCTGGTGCGAATTAATGTAATCGCGCGGTTGCAACAGCACCCACACCGGTAAGACAGCAGCAATAAATCCGTAGATCATCAGGAAAAGTATCCAACTCATAATTTCGGAACCGAAGAGCCATAAATACTCCGGCAGCCTCACAGGATACTCAAACCCAACATAGATCATAAAGTAGAGCAGCAAGAGTGCAACAAGAGAAGGCAGCAGCAAATTCTTCTTCCGGTAGTGCGTCCAGTAGCCGATAATAATGGCAATGATGATCTCAAAATTGATGGGGATAACAGAACCGGGGTACAGGATAAACAGATTGGCAATAATGTAGGCAAATACGGCAATCACAATAAACACCAGCAGGAAGATGACCGTGAGAAACAGCATCCGCGACCGCGCTCCGATGATCTTTTCTGTAACGGCACCAATGCTTTGGCCCTTATGCTTAACCGAAATAATGAGCGCACCATAATCATGTACGGCTCCCATAAATATGGTTCCAAGCACCACCCAGAGCAGCGCAGGCAGCCATCCCCATACCACGGCTACGGCCGGTCCAAGAATAGGAGCAGCCCCGGCTATTGATGAAAAGTGATGTCCAAAGACAATTCCACGGGGCGTTGGAACATAGTCAGTACCGTCATTATAAACTTCAGCGGGAGTCGGCTCCTCGTCTCCGGTTTCAGTACGGTATACATGGCGCGCCAGGAAGCGACCATAAAACCGGTATCCCAGTGCAAGCAAAACCAGCGCAGCAAGCGCAACATAAGCAGC comes from the Bacteroidia bacterium genome and includes:
- a CDS encoding ComEC/Rec2 family competence protein, whose protein sequence is MAFFRRVPILKAFLPYLAGLLSAVYLELFTFPLAFAGAITFAVAGLLFHLVTLPTGMVWLKGIPLQGFMFFLGGLMILFNTAPLRPGFYGHHLNEKYSLALVSLDEPLARGAKTYKAKANVLALLGKEDLKPVKGKVQLYLKVSDTAGLPAYGEVLAVKPYFREIPPPMNPGEFNYQQYMYFNQVYYRSFLKESDWRLTGLPNQKNALMQQVVSIRETLLSYLRKHISGQDEFAVASALLLGVKDEISNEVRQMYAATGAMHVLAVSGLHVGIIYVFFQGLLGFFKKVRYGNYLRFAILIVILWSYALLTGLSPSVMRAATMFTFVAFGQNLKRYTSIYNSIFTSALLLLLINPFLIMQVGFQLSYAAVLGIVLIQPKLYALIPFPEKDKSIPVININWKLWLPEKVWAITTVSIAAQIGTFPLALLYFNQFPVYFLLSNLVVIPAAFFVLSTGFPMLFFEAVNFAPLLWLSSLLLNGILSGLNSFIAWANYLPGALLSQLYLSIADTFLVYFIIAFCAAAFFLRSSRYVLATCFFAIIFLAKETVAKWEGVQQQEVVVHNIGGSTAFNFIQQGEGWFVADSALLAEESKQQFHIMRHLWSNGIRGSNWRKQCLHESPLNYGQLCIEFPFIQFGEISFLIANENQQTPVNKVRVDYLLIKGDGPKDFSGFLKKVDCRQILIDGSSSYYAREKWMAKLEEMNRPYRNLAEEGALVLQAQAN
- a CDS encoding GNAT family N-acetyltransferase codes for the protein MSAMKDLPAINVSQVRNEKEREEVFMIRRKVFVEEQQVAPDEEYDEFENTSTHYIATIDDMPAGTARWRETGSKVKLERFAVLKEYRGKGIGKALVNAVVSDAGRLNKPVYLHAQLPVIKFYEKHGFKAEGKIFEEAGILHRIMFLGSPAALRSSQRTAL
- a CDS encoding carbon starvation protein A; translation: MNAAYVALAALVLLALGYRFYGRFLARHVYRTETGDEEPTPAEVYNDGTDYVPTPRGIVFGHHFSSIAGAAPILGPAVAVVWGWLPALLWVVLGTIFMGAVHDYGALIISVKHKGQSIGAVTEKIIGARSRMLFLTVIFLLVFIVIAVFAYIIANLFILYPGSVIPINFEIIIAIIIGYWTHYRKKNLLLPSLVALLLLYFMIYVGFEYPVRLPEYLWLFGSEIMSWILFLMIYGFIAAVLPVWVLLQPRDYINSHQLIAGLALIYAAIFISGPQMDAPAINSGPVDMQWFPFLFITIACGAISGFHSLVASGTTSKQLAKVKDARLVGYGGMTGEATLAVAATIAVAAGFSGSEAWHHHYENFSYASGLQGSLQAFVEGTASFLSAIGINQTMTDGQGAQQSLAAVFVSVIVISFAATSLDTAVRIQRYIIGEIGEAVNGRKFFQNRYVVTAVAVGLSFLLVITDGSGRGGLRLWPLFGSTNQMVGSLALLVISVWLFRLGRNMWFTLLPMIIITLITFIATVANFLHYLDEQNQLLVFLAFVIGICQIWIIVEGIRIFFDRSPDTEQDIL